The Stigmatella aurantiaca DW4/3-1 genome contains the following window.
CTGGAGCAGCGCGGCGAGCCCCAGCGTGGCCCCGCGCTCGTAGCCCAGCGTCCCCGCGAGCCAGTAGAGGATCTCCCCCAACCGGTCCGGCGCCGACAGCGTCTTGACGAGCGTGATGGCGGCGGAGGCGAACGCGTTGAAGACGACCCCGGTGAGCAACGCCGCATAGGGGGCCCGCGCGGCGTGGCCCCGGCTGGCGGCGAGGACGAAGAAGACGGAAGCCCCCGCCCCGAGGAAGGCCAGGAGCGCGGGCCCGGAGAGCCGCTCCAGGCCTCCGGCCAGGCCGGGGGCCACCTGCCCCACCGTGGCCAGGCCCAGCGCCAGCGCGAGCGTCGCCCCCAGGGCCGCCCCACCGGACACCCCCAGCACGAAGGGGTCCGCGAGCGGGTTGCGCAGCAGCCCCTGGAGCGTCGCCCCGGACGCGGCGAGCCCCGCCCCCACGATGACGCCCAGCAAGGCCCGGGGCAGGCGCAGCGACCAGAAGATGACAGCATCCGAGGACCCCGCGTCTCCCAGCGCGGCCATCAGGGAGATGGGCTGCTCGCCAAAGCGCACGGCGAACGCGAACGCAACGAGCGTCAACCCCAGGAACGCGGCGCACAGGCCGAGCACGCGGGAGGCTCGCAACCTCCGTCCCGCGCCCACCGTGGCACGGGGCCGCGCGTCCCCGGGGCTCACGTCATCTCCGCGAGCGCATGAGCACGTAGCGCTTGGTGGTGCCATCCACCTCCACGGTGGCCGCCACCTTCCAGCCTTCGGCCCCCAGCTTGCGCAAGTTCGTGAGGTCCTCCTCCGGCCCCTCGCGCTTGAGGGACTCGTACTCCACGGGATCGGCGAATGGCGCCTGCGCCTGAGCCGCCCGAGGCAACAGGAAGGTCGAGAGGGCGCCGGTGACCAGGCCCGCAAGGAGAAGGAGCGACGCGGAACGGCGATCCATGGATGCACTCCACTGAGGAGAACGCTCTGCCTAGCATCTAATCCCTGTCTCCCAGTGCCGGAAGCGCCTCAGCGCACTTGAACCCCGGGATGCACCAGACCGAACAGCTCCTCCAGTCCCTTCCCCAACGAAGGGCCTGGTTGTAGGAGCGCCAACGAAGGCACCTCCACCCAGCGCGCCGAGGAGACCCCTGGCAACGCCCGGAGCTTGTCCTTGCCCACATCCACGTCGGCCGCGTCCACCACCACCTCGGGCCGGGCCCGCACCACGCGCTCCACGGAGTAGACGGGATAGGCGGAGCCCGCGTCGGCCGCGACGTTGAGCGCGCCCACATCGCGCAGCAGCTCGTTCGCGAAAGAGCCGGGACCGGCGACGACGAGCGGCTCGAAGCCGTAGACGAGCAGCACCCGGGGGGTGGGCAGCGACTTCGCCGCCTCGCGGATGCGGGCCCGTGTCGCCTCGAACCGGGACACGAGCGCCTGGGCCTCCTGGACGTGGCCCAGGGCCTGGCCCACCGCGCGCAGCGCCCCGAGCGTGTCCGCCACGGAGTGCAGCGGCAGCAGGAGCACGGGCACGCCCAACTCCGCCATCCGCTCCACGGGACGCTGGTTGCCCGGCCCTGGCTGCACCAAGACGAGGTCCGGCTTGAGGGCAATGACGGCCTCCACGGACGGGTCCACGAAGCCGCCCACCCGGGGCAGCGCCGCCACGGCCTTGTCCTCATCGAAGCGGGAGACGCCCACGAGCGTGCTCCCCGCCCCCACGGCGAGCACCATCTCCGTGAGGGAAGGCGCGAGCGTCACCACGCGCCGCACCGGGGCTGTCCGCTTCGGTCCCAGGAAGCGGGGCCCGGAAGGCGTGTTGGCGGCATCCACCGCGCTGGAGAAGGCCAGCACGGCCAGCACGAGCAGCGAGCACCAGGGTGTCCTCATGGCCATCTCCTACGGCAGGGCGACGACATCTCCCACCAGGGAGAAGCCATTGCTCGGACAGGCAAGAATGGAAGAGTGGGAACCGGGGCCGCGCCGCTCGATGAGCTGGTTTCCCACGGCCTCGATGACGAAGATGCGGCCGGCGTTGTTGTCGCCCAGGTAGATGCGGTTGCCCACCACGGCGAAGCGGCCCGCGGAGGACAGCGGACAGTCCGTGGCCCCCGGCGGACACGCGAGCGGGTAGGTCGAGGACACTTGGTCCCGCGCATCGAGCAGCACCAGCCCTGTCTTGTCCACGGCCACGAGGTTGTAGTGGATGTCATACAGGGCCTCGCCGCCACAGCTCACGAGCAGTTGTTCGCCCATGGGCGCCAGCCACCCCGCGTTCAGGCACCCTTCCCCCAGCGGCACGAGGGACACCTGGCGTGTCTGGGGGTTCACCTTGGCCAGACTGCCGGGCCCCCCAGCGCGGTACGTCTCCGGGTCCAGGTTGTTGAGCGCGGTGTAGAGGTTGCCCTGGTGGACCACGATGCCCGTGGGCGTGGGGGCGGCGGCGCCGCCGGGGAAGGGCGCCGAGGGAAGCACCACGGGGCTCGGATCGAGCACGGGGGCGAGCGGGTTCGCCACGCTCACCCGCGCCACCTTGCCGCCCGCCGAGACATCCCCGCTCAAGTTGCCATACAGCGCCACCCAGAGATCCGTGCCGAGCTTCGCCATCGCGAAGGGATTGGTGTTGGCCCCGAAGTCCACGCTGGCCACCGGCTCCAGCCCCAGGCCGTTGGGAAAGCGCGTCCCCTCCCGGGACGGTGTCGTGGGCTCGGCCCGGCGCCGCAACACCAGCAGCGTGTTGCTGGTGGAGTTGATGACGTAGACATAGGGCTCGTCGACGAGCAGTTGGTTGGGCGCGTTGCCCGTCTCGGGGGCCTCGGCCAGCGTGCCGTAGTCCGACAGCCGGGCCTCCCGCACCCGCTTCGCGGCGTCGAGCACCAGCAGCACGTCCTGCATGCGCGTCACCGTCTGGGGGCGCTCGCCGATGGCGGCATTGGGCCCCTTGAGGTCCGTGCCCGCCTGGAGGCCCACCACCTGGCCGCTGTTGAAGCAGGCGGCGACGACATCATAGGTGCACACGCCCGCGCGGCAGCTCTTCACCCCGCCACACGAGGTGTCGCAACTGCCGCAGTGGTAGGGATCCGTCTGGAGATCGACACACCCATTTCCGCAGCGTGTGGAGGTCGCCAAGGAGCAGGCCGCCTGGCACTGGCCCGCCTCACACACCTGGCCCTCGGCACAGGCCACCCCACAGCCCCCACAGTGCTCCGCGTCGGAGGCGGTGAGGACACATTGCCCGCCACACGGGGTGGCCCCGGGTCCACACTGGCAGGCCGATGCGGCGCACACGCCCGCGCTTCCACACGTGACGCCGCAGGCGCCACAGTGGCTCGCCTCACTGGTGAGGTCCACGCACTCCGAGCCGCACAGCGAGAGCCCGTCGCCACACTCCACCCCCTTCTCCGGGCAGCCCGCCAGCACCAGCGCGAGTGCTGCCACCGCCATCAGAAGCCGCGGACTGGGCCTTCTCCGCTCCATCCCTTCAAGGCTGTTCATGGTGTGTTCGTCCTTGCCCCCTTCGAGGAGGCGCGAGAGGGACCGCCGAACGACGCCGCCACCGTCACGGCGGCGGAGCGTCCTGGCAGGGGGTAGCCATCGAGATCCTCGGCCTGGGCATCGAGGAGGTTCTTGAATTCCAGCGAGACGGTCAGCTCGGGGAAGCGGCCGAAGGTGCTGGAGAGCCCCGCGTGGAGGAAAGTCCGCCCCGGCAGCACCGCCTCCTCCGTCCGGTTGATGAACTGCGAGGACTGCGTGGCTACCTCCATGCGCCCGGTGAGCCACCGAGGGCCTCCCGAGGCGCGGGCGCTCAGCTTGTGGCGCGGCCGGTAGGGCAGCTCCTTGAGGTAATAGCGCGGATCATCCCGGAGGTTGCGCGACACGAGCAGGGTGTAGCTGAACACCCCGGCCACCCAGGGGAAGGGGCGCCACTCGCCCTCGGCCTCCAGGCCCACCACGCGCGCGGAGGCGAAGTTGTACGGCTTCGCGGCGAAGGGGGGATAGAGCTCGTAGGCGATGAGGTTCTCGTAGAGGCTGTAGAAGCCTCCGACCGAAGCCAGCGACTGCGCCGTGCGGTGAACCACCGCCGCGTCCGTGTACAGCACCCGCTCGGGCCGCAGGGCCGGATTGGGCAGCAACAACCCCTGGCGCACGTAGAGTTCCTGGAAGGAGGGCGCGCGGTGGGCCTGCCCCCCGTTGGCGCGCAGCTCGAAGCCCTCGGGCAGCCTCAGGGTGGCGCCCACCTTCGGGGACAACAGCGTGTATGACCCCGCGCGCTCCACCCGCATCGAGGGCGCGAGGCTCAGGCGCTCTCCAGCCAGGGAGATTTCGTCCATCACCATGGCGCTGGCACGCCACCAGCCCGGCCGGGAGCCTCCCTCCGGGGCACCTTCCGCCCGGGTGACATCCTCGGCGGACACGGACACCATCGCCGAGACGCCGTGCCGCTCGCCCAGCAGCGTCCGTGCCTCCACCTCTCCGCCGCCCAGCCGCAGCACCTGGCGGCCCTGCGTCACCACGGGGCCCCCGGACAGCTCGATGCGGTCGCCCCGGAACCAGCCCCGTGCCGAACCCCGTACTGCGCCCTGCTCCCCCGACAACCGCAGGCTGGCCGCGGCCCGGCCTCCACCCTGCCTCGCGTCCGGCAACGGGTTCTGCGCGGTGCCGGCCAGCCCCCGGTCATCGGTGGACAGCTCCGCCATCGCATCCAGCTCCAGGGACTCGCCCAGCCCGTGCCGCACCCGGAGCAGCCCGCCCGCCCCCCACGCATCATTGTTGGCGCGGCGCCGCTCGACGAGCGCATCTCCCGGCAACGCGGGGCTCGCATCGAAGCGGAAGGGAAAATCCCCCGTGGAGCGGCCCCCGTGGATCAGCAGCAAAGCCTCGCCCTCCAGCACCGGGCCCGTCGCCGACACCCACCCGCGCACGGTGTCCCAGCTTCCATAGGTGGCCTCTCCCGCCACCTGCGCCTCGCTGCCGGGCCTCCGGGTGATGACGTTCACCACACCGCCCAGCCCACCCGAGCCATAGCGGGCGCCCGCCCCACCACGCAGCACCTCGAAGCGCTCCACCACCGCCAGGGGCACGCGGGACAAGTCGGCGATGCCGCCCGCACCATTTAAAGGAATGCCATCCAGCAACAGCAGCGTCCCATTGGAGGACGCGCCGCGCACCACCAGGCTCTTGCTCTGGCCGTAGCCGCCGCTGTCCTGCACCACCACGCCCGGCGCGGTGGAGAGCACCTCGGCGGTGTCCCGGGCCGCCCCACCAAAGTCAGCGGTCTGGATGAGGGTGAGCGCCCCGCTCGGGTCTCTCTGCGCGGCCGAGTCCGACGGCTCGCGCTCCGGGGCTGCCTGAACCTCCACGGTGGGCACGGAAAAGACCGGCACCCCAGGCTCGTCCGCGGACGCTCCCGCGGAACCGGGGTCCCCGCCCGCCTCTTGGGCCCTTACGGCCCCACTGATGCTGAGCGCCAGGCACACTCCCAGCCCGGCGCGCGCTGGCCACCCCATGCTCCCGCCTTCCGCTCTCTCTCTCGAAGAGAGAAGGCCCACCGGAGCCCTGGTAGGGGCGCCCGGACCCCTGGGCAGGTCTCCTGGCTCATGGGCGTGGCTGCCCACTCACAGTGGCGGGACCGCGCCGGTCTTCCACCGGCTTCCC
Protein-coding sequences here:
- a CDS encoding FecCD family ABC transporter permease, with product MSPGDARPRATVGAGRRLRASRVLGLCAAFLGLTLVAFAFAVRFGEQPISLMAALGDAGSSDAVIFWSLRLPRALLGVIVGAGLAASGATLQGLLRNPLADPFVLGVSGGAALGATLALALGLATVGQVAPGLAGGLERLSGPALLAFLGAGASVFFVLAASRGHAARAPYAALLTGVVFNAFASAAITLVKTLSAPDRLGEILYWLAGTLGYERGATLGLAALLQGGALAVMLALSGQLNLMTLGDEDAQTLGVPVARTRRLLLLATSASVAGAVALTGLIGFVGLIVPHLLRLAFGPDQRLLIPLSALGGAAFLVLADLLARLSFAFFGAEPPVGVITAMLGGPLFIGLLSRRGSPGTQA
- a CDS encoding ABC transporter substrate-binding protein; translation: MRTPWCSLLVLAVLAFSSAVDAANTPSGPRFLGPKRTAPVRRVVTLAPSLTEMVLAVGAGSTLVGVSRFDEDKAVAALPRVGGFVDPSVEAVIALKPDLVLVQPGPGNQRPVERMAELGVPVLLLPLHSVADTLGALRAVGQALGHVQEAQALVSRFEATRARIREAAKSLPTPRVLLVYGFEPLVVAGPGSFANELLRDVGALNVAADAGSAYPVYSVERVVRARPEVVVDAADVDVGKDKLRALPGVSSARWVEVPSLALLQPGPSLGKGLEELFGLVHPGVQVR
- a CDS encoding TonB-dependent receptor plug domain-containing protein; the encoded protein is MGWPARAGLGVCLALSISGAVRAQEAGGDPGSAGASADEPGVPVFSVPTVEVQAAPEREPSDSAAQRDPSGALTLIQTADFGGAARDTAEVLSTAPGVVVQDSGGYGQSKSLVVRGASSNGTLLLLDGIPLNGAGGIADLSRVPLAVVERFEVLRGGAGARYGSGGLGGVVNVITRRPGSEAQVAGEATYGSWDTVRGWVSATGPVLEGEALLLIHGGRSTGDFPFRFDASPALPGDALVERRRANNDAWGAGGLLRVRHGLGESLELDAMAELSTDDRGLAGTAQNPLPDARQGGGRAAASLRLSGEQGAVRGSARGWFRGDRIELSGGPVVTQGRQVLRLGGGEVEARTLLGERHGVSAMVSVSAEDVTRAEGAPEGGSRPGWWRASAMVMDEISLAGERLSLAPSMRVERAGSYTLLSPKVGATLRLPEGFELRANGGQAHRAPSFQELYVRQGLLLPNPALRPERVLYTDAAVVHRTAQSLASVGGFYSLYENLIAYELYPPFAAKPYNFASARVVGLEAEGEWRPFPWVAGVFSYTLLVSRNLRDDPRYYLKELPYRPRHKLSARASGGPRWLTGRMEVATQSSQFINRTEEAVLPGRTFLHAGLSSTFGRFPELTVSLEFKNLLDAQAEDLDGYPLPGRSAAVTVAASFGGPSRASSKGARTNTP
- a CDS encoding MXAN_6577-like cysteine-rich protein, with amino-acid sequence MNSLEGMERRRPSPRLLMAVAALALVLAGCPEKGVECGDGLSLCGSECVDLTSEASHCGACGVTCGSAGVCAASACQCGPGATPCGGQCVLTASDAEHCGGCGVACAEGQVCEAGQCQAACSLATSTRCGNGCVDLQTDPYHCGSCDTSCGGVKSCRAGVCTYDVVAACFNSGQVVGLQAGTDLKGPNAAIGERPQTVTRMQDVLLVLDAAKRVREARLSDYGTLAEAPETGNAPNQLLVDEPYVYVINSTSNTLLVLRRRAEPTTPSREGTRFPNGLGLEPVASVDFGANTNPFAMAKLGTDLWVALYGNLSGDVSAGGKVARVSVANPLAPVLDPSPVVLPSAPFPGGAAAPTPTGIVVHQGNLYTALNNLDPETYRAGGPGSLAKVNPQTRQVSLVPLGEGCLNAGWLAPMGEQLLVSCGGEALYDIHYNLVAVDKTGLVLLDARDQVSSTYPLACPPGATDCPLSSAGRFAVVGNRIYLGDNNAGRIFVIEAVGNQLIERRGPGSHSSILACPSNGFSLVGDVVALP